One Dysidea avara chromosome 7, odDysAvar1.4, whole genome shotgun sequence genomic region harbors:
- the LOC136260729 gene encoding uncharacterized protein, producing MAGSNYHRTACCDCQGDDMTARESVQCQAWHRNLQDICNLRPDHYCDVDRPDRNRPNIRDDCFYLMETCNRDMQCREQFFSYTDKCTLAFSGKPMTADQEMMCKEAAKELVEYKEFGKNITQCECNTYPELCKEMFKNRFLFDKAKAVLLYRHRLGRAWWQTCRPHHFEQVCFVIY from the exons ATGGCTGGTTCAAATTACCATAGGACGGCATGCTGTGACTGTCAGGGTGATGATATGACTGCTAGGGAGAGTGTGCAGTGTCAAGCTTGGCACAGAAATCTTCAGGACATTTGTAACCTCAGGCCAGATCATTATTGTGAC GTGGACAGGCCTGACCGGAACAGACCAAACATCAGAGACGATTGTTTCTATCTCATGGAGACCTGTAATAGAGACATGCAATGCCGAGAACAATTCTTTAGCTACACTGATAAATGTACCCTGGCGTTTTCAGGAAAACCCATGACAGCTGACCAAGAAATGATGTGCAAGGAAGCTGCAAAGGAACTAGTAGAATACAAGGAGTTTGGAAAGAATATTACTCAGTGTGAGTGCAACACTTATCCAGAGTTGTGCAAAGAAATGTTCAAGAACCGTTTCCTGTTTGATAAG GCTAAGGCAGTGTTGCTGTATCGTCATCGTCTTGGTAGGGCATGGTGGCAGACGTGTAGACCACATCACTTTGAACAAGTGTGTTTTGTGATCTACTGA
- the LOC136260004 gene encoding uncharacterized protein: MGFLHQNQGSLRLRDLVFTHFFGKSHTKSDVGAQRQYSSRTCRVCGKSHGAWACPEFKQMNVQNRWASAKQNKFCFCCLGEGHQGQFCNRMKVCGINNCKEVHHRLLHSGSSQSSTNNQTNEIVSEMNEEIQPLRQQEVKAGESSTCGEGEPKEKSQKEGTFTTVITKKGDTPGTIALNSSCIFKKWAKKGEDVAAELGLQGYLQQVNVSVLNSHVETFETSPVQCTIESLDGKSNITAFIAEKVTGDLRAIDWSTFSRQWPHLQKSGL; the protein is encoded by the exons ATGGGCTTTCTGCACCAAAATCAGGGAAGTTTGAGACTAAGAGATTTAGTGTTCACTCATTTTTTTGGAAAATCTCACACAAAGTCAGATGTCGGTGCACAACGACAGTATTCATCAAGAACATGTAGAGTGTGTGGTAAATCTCATGGGGCATGGGCATGTCCAGAGTTCAAGCAGATGAATGTACAGAACAGGTGGGCTAGTGCTAAgcaaaataaattttgtttttgttgtcTAGGAGAAGGCCACCAGGGACAGTTTTGTAACCGCATGAAGGTGTGTGGTATCAACAACTGTAAGGAGGTGCACCATCGACTACTACACAGTGGTTCAAGTCAATCATCCACAAACAATCAGACAAATGAGATTGTGTCTGAAATGAATGAAGAGATACAACCACTTAGACAACAAGAGGTCAAAGCAGGAGAGAGCAGTACTTGCGGTGAAGGGGAGCCAAAAGAAAAGAGTCAGAAAGAAGGCACATTCACCACAGTGATAACGAAGAAAGGAGATACACCAGGTACAATAGCTTTGAACAGTTCCTGTATTTTTAAGAAATGGGCAAAAAAGGGTGAAG ATGTTGCTGCAGAATTAGGTCTTCAGGGGTATCTACAACAGGTGAATGTTAGTGTCTTGAATAGTCATGTTGAAACCTTTGAAACCTCACCAGTGCAGTGTACAATTGAGAGTTTAGATGGGAAATCAAACATTACAGCCTTTATAGCAGAAAAAGTCACAGGAGACCTGAGAGCAATAGACTGGAGTACATTTTCCAGACAGTGGCCTCATTTACAGAA GTCTGGATTGTAG